One Rhododendron vialii isolate Sample 1 chromosome 2a, ASM3025357v1 genomic region harbors:
- the LOC131316074 gene encoding uncharacterized protein LOC131316074, giving the protein MEEILIKSEDKQTHDQDFTNIHLRLLDLSDIDDYMVWATDDKANQFSSWDPNTSKEVAMNYIANFIIPHPWFRAICIDDHPIGSISVTPNKGSDNRRGEIGYVLGSKYWGKGIATRAVKMAAAEIFFEWPHLERLEGLVDVDNIGSQKVLEKAGFQREGVLRKYVIQKGRARDAVVFSLLSTDPQVQLGFFD; this is encoded by the coding sequence atggaagaaattcTAATCAAATCAGAAGATAAACAAACCCATGATCAAGATTTCACGAACATCCATCTCCGGCTTTTAGACCTCTCCGATATCGACGATTACATGGTCTGGGCTACAGACGATAAAGCCAACCAATTTTCGTCATGGGACCCTAATACATCAAAAGAAGTTGCCATGAACTATATAGCCAATTTCATAATCCCCCACCCTTGGTTCAGGGCAATCTGCATCGACGATCATCCGATTGGGTCGATTTCTGTTACCCCAAACAAGGGAAGTGACAATCGTAGGGGGGAAATTGGGTATGTTTTGGGGTCAAAGTACTGGGGCAAAGGGATTGCCACTAGGGCTGTAAAAATGGCTGCTgctgaaatattttttgagtggCCACATTTGGAGAGGCTTGAGGGTTTAGTGGATGTTGATAATATAGGGTCACAAAAGGTGTTGGAAAAAGCTGGGTTTCAGAGAGAAGGTGTTCTGAGGAAGTATGTTATACAGAAGGGGAGAGCTAGGGATGCGGTTGTCTTCAGCCTTTTATCAACTGATCCCCAAGTACAGTTAGGTTTTTTCGATTGA
- the LOC131313362 gene encoding transcription initiation factor IIF subunit alpha isoform X2, with translation MSFDLLLKPSCSGCGSSKDLYGSNCKHLTLCLSCGKTMAENHAKCYECGATITRLIREYNVRACSSNDKNYFIGRFVTGLPSFSKKQSAENKWSIQKEGLQGRQVTDALREKYKNKPWLLEDETGQFQYHGQLEGAQSATYYLLMLQGKEFAAIPAGSWYNFNKVAQYKQLTLEEAEEKMKNRRKTADGYQRWMMKAANNGAAAFGEVEKFDDKESGAGGGRGRRKTSGDEEENNASDRGEEDEEEEEARKSRLGLNKRSGDDDEEGPRGGDLDMDDDDAEKGDDWEHEEIFTDDDEAVAIDPEEREDLAPEIPAPPEIKQDEEDEDETNEEEEGGLSKSGKELKKLLGRTGGLDDSDAEDDDDDDDIEDDTSPVLAPKQKDAPKEEPVDNSPLKQASSGSARGTPTTSKSKGKRKTNGDDVKASNNGAPPKKVKTENDVKPSKEEIALTSKSSVPTKVAAPSSSKMSTPSSNASKIVSTASSGLVTEDEIRAVLIQKTPVTTLDLVAKFKSRLKTKEDKDAFAAILRRISKIRKTNGPNYVVLRDK, from the exons ATGTCGTTTGATTTGCTGCTGAAGCCGTCGTGCAGCGGCTGCGGATCGTCCAAGGATCTATACGGAAGCAACTGCAAGCACTTGACTCTCTGCTTGTCATGCGGCAAAACAATGGCCGAGAACCATGCTAAATGCTACGAGTGTGGCGCCACCATCACCCGATTGATTCGG GAATACAATGTTCGGGCATGTTCTAGCAACGACAAGAACTACTTCATTGGTAGGTTTGTGACAGGTCTACCAAGTTTTTCAAAGAAGCAGAGTGCTGAGAATAAGTGGTCTATCCAGAAAGAAGGACTTCAGGGTCGTCAAGTGACTGATGCTTTGCGG GAGAAGTACAAGAATAAACCTTGGCTATTGGAGGATGAAACTGGCCAATTTCAGTACCATGGTCAGCTTGAGGGTGCACAATCAGCAACCTACTACCTACTAATGCTGCAGGGAAAGGAGTTTGCTGCTATTCCTGCAGGCTCTTG GTATAACTTCAATAAAGTTGCACAATATAAGCAACTTACCTTGGAGGAAGCagaagagaaaatgaagaacagaAGGAAAACTGCAGATGGGTATCAAAGATGGATGATGAAAGCAGCAAACAATGGAGCTGCTGCATTTGGTGAAGTTGAGAAGTTTGATGATAAGGAGAGCGGAGCTGGTGGTGGAAGGGGACGTAGGAAAACCAGTGGTGATGAGGAGGAGAACAATGCTTCAGATAGGGGAGAGGAAgacgaagaagaggaggaggcgAGGAAAAGTAGACTTGGACTGAACAAAAGAAGTGGCGATGATGACGAAGAAGGTCCAAGAGGAGGTGACCTTGATatggatgatgatgatgctGAGAAGG GTGACGATTGGGAGCATGAAGAAATTTTCACCGATGATGATGAAGCTGTTGCTATTGATCCTGAGGAACGAGAAGACTTAGCCCCTGAAATCCCAGCACCTCCGGAAATTAAGCAG GATGAAGAGGATGAGGACGAAACTAATGAAGAGGAGGAAGGAGGCCTGAGCAAATCTGGAAAAGAGTTGAAGAAGCTGCTTGGGCGAACTGGTGGTTTGGATGATTCAGATGCAGAggatgacgacgacgatgatgat ATAGAGGATGATACTTCACCTGTGCTGGCTCCCAAGCAGAAGGATGCTCCGAAAGAAGAACCTGTTGATAACAGTCCTTTAAAACAAGCTTCCTCGGGATCTGCTCGGGGCACCCCAACCACGTCCAAGTCAAAGGGAAAGAGGAAAACAAACGGCGATGATGTAAAAGCTAGTAATAATGGTGCACCTCCGAAAAAAGTGAAGACAGAAAAT GATGTGAAACCTTCGAAAGAAGAAATTGCACTTACTTCAAAAAGTAGTGTACCTACAAAAGTTGCAGCGCCATCATCTTCCAAAATGTCTACTCCATCTTCGAATGCATCAAAAATTGTGTCCACTGCATCATCTGGACTTGTCACAGAAGATGAAATCCGGGCAGTTCTAATACAAAAGACTCCTGTGACCACACTGGATCTTGTTGCTAAATTTAAATCAAGATTGAAAACCAAAGAG GATAAGGATGCTTTTGCAGCTATACTGAGGAGAATTTCCAAAATACGGAAAACCAATGGGCCTAACTACGTTGTGTTGAGAGATAAATGA
- the LOC131313362 gene encoding transcription initiation factor IIF subunit alpha isoform X1 has protein sequence MSFDLLLKPSCSGCGSSKDLYGSNCKHLTLCLSCGKTMAENHAKCYECGATITRLIREYNVRACSSNDKNYFIGRFVTGLPSFSKKQSAENKWSIQKEGLQGRQVTDALREKYKNKPWLLEDETGQFQYHGQLEGAQSATYYLLMLQGKEFAAIPAGSWYNFNKVAQYKQLTLEEAEEKMKNRRKTADGYQRWMMKAANNGAAAFGEVEKFDDKESGAGGGRGRRKTSGDEEENNASDRGEEDEEEEEARKSRLGLNKRSGDDDEEGPRGGDLDMDDDDAEKGDDWEHEEIFTDDDEAVAIDPEEREDLAPEIPAPPEIKQDEEDEDETNEEEEGGLSKSGKELKKLLGRTGGLDDSDAEDDDDDDDIEDDTSPVLAPKQKDAPKEEPVDNSPLKQASSGSARGTPTTSKSKGKRKTNGDDVKASNNGAPPKKVKTENDVKPSKEEITLTSKSSVPTKVAAPSSSKMSTPSSSSASKIASTASSGPVTEDEIRAVLMQKTPVTTQDLVAKFKSRLKTKEDKDAFAAILRRISKIQKTNGPNYVVLRDK, from the exons ATGTCGTTTGATTTGCTGCTGAAGCCGTCGTGCAGCGGCTGCGGATCGTCCAAGGATCTATACGGAAGCAACTGCAAGCACTTGACTCTCTGCTTGTCATGCGGCAAAACAATGGCCGAGAACCATGCTAAATGCTACGAGTGTGGCGCCACCATCACCCGATTGATTCGG GAATACAATGTTCGGGCATGTTCTAGCAACGACAAGAACTACTTCATTGGTAGGTTTGTGACAGGTCTACCAAGTTTTTCAAAGAAGCAGAGTGCTGAGAATAAGTGGTCTATCCAGAAAGAAGGACTTCAGGGTCGTCAAGTGACTGATGCTTTGCGG GAGAAGTACAAGAATAAACCTTGGCTATTGGAGGATGAAACTGGCCAATTTCAGTACCATGGTCAGCTTGAGGGTGCACAATCAGCAACCTACTACCTACTAATGCTGCAGGGAAAGGAGTTTGCTGCTATTCCTGCAGGCTCTTG GTATAACTTCAATAAAGTTGCACAATATAAGCAACTTACCTTGGAGGAAGCagaagagaaaatgaagaacagaAGGAAAACTGCAGATGGGTATCAAAGATGGATGATGAAAGCAGCAAACAATGGAGCTGCTGCATTTGGTGAAGTTGAGAAGTTTGATGATAAGGAGAGCGGAGCTGGTGGTGGAAGGGGACGTAGGAAAACCAGTGGTGATGAGGAGGAGAACAATGCTTCAGATAGGGGAGAGGAAgacgaagaagaggaggaggcgAGGAAAAGTAGACTTGGACTGAACAAAAGAAGTGGCGATGATGACGAAGAAGGTCCAAGAGGAGGTGACCTTGATatggatgatgatgatgctGAGAAGG GTGACGATTGGGAGCATGAAGAAATTTTCACCGATGATGATGAAGCTGTTGCTATTGATCCTGAGGAACGAGAAGACTTAGCCCCTGAAATCCCAGCACCTCCGGAAATTAAGCAG GATGAAGAGGATGAGGACGAAACTAATGAAGAGGAGGAAGGAGGCCTGAGCAAATCTGGAAAAGAGTTGAAGAAGCTGCTTGGGCGAACTGGTGGTTTGGATGATTCAGATGCAGAggatgacgacgacgatgatgat ATAGAGGATGATACTTCACCTGTGCTGGCTCCCAAGCAGAAGGATGCTCCGAAAGAAGAACCTGTTGATAACAGTCCTTTAAAACAAGCTTCCTCGGGATCTGCTCGGGGCACCCCAACCACGTCCAAGTCAAAGGGAAAGAGGAAAACAAACGGCGATGATGTAAAAGCTAGTAATAATGGTGCACCTCCGAAAAAAGTGAAGACAGAAAAT GATGTGAAACCTTCGAAAGAAGAAATTACACTTACTTCAAAAAGCAGTGTACCTACAAAAGTTGCAGCGCCATCATCTTCCAAAATGTCTACTCCATCATCTTCAAGTGCATCAAAAATTGCGTCCACTGCATCATCTGGACCTGTCACAGAAGATGAAATCCGGGCAGTTCTAATGCAAAAGACTCCTGTGACCACACAGGATCTAGTTGCTAAATTTAAATCAAGATTGAAAACCAAAGAG GATAAGGATGCTTTTGCAGCTATACTGAGGAGAATTTCCAAAATACAGAAAACCAATGGGCCTAACTACGTTGTGTTGAGAGATAAATGA
- the LOC131313362 gene encoding transcription initiation factor IIF subunit alpha isoform X3 encodes MSFDLLLKPSCSGCGSSKDLYGSNCKHLTLCLSCGKTMAENHAKCYECGATITRLIREYNVRACSSNDKNYFIGRFVTGLPSFSKKQSAENKWSIQKEGLQGRQVTDALREKYKNKPWLLEDETGQFQYHGQLEGAQSATYYLLMLQGKEFAAIPAGSWYNFNKVAQYKQLTLEEAEEKMKNRRKTADGYQRWMMKAANNGAAAFGEVEKFDDKESGAGGGRGRRKTSGDEEENNASDRGEEDEEEEEARKSRLGLNKRSGDDDEEGPRGGDLDMDDDDAEKGDDWEHEEIFTDDDEAVAIDPEEREDLAPEIPAPPEIKQDEEDAEDEDNNEDEVKPSKEEIALTSKSSVRCMLTKVAAQSSSKTTSTASCAGPFTEHEIWAVLMRKTPVTTRDLVAKFKSRLKRKRGKCWFFHVLLGPSSLLTYIFLPGITHVKLCYDAFNLF; translated from the exons ATGTCGTTTGATTTGCTGCTGAAGCCGTCGTGCAGCGGCTGCGGATCGTCCAAGGATCTATACGGAAGCAACTGCAAGCACTTGACTCTCTGCTTGTCATGCGGCAAAACAATGGCCGAGAACCATGCTAAATGCTACGAGTGTGGCGCCACCATCACCCGATTGATTCGG GAATACAATGTTCGGGCATGTTCTAGCAACGACAAGAACTACTTCATTGGTAGGTTTGTGACAGGTCTACCAAGTTTTTCAAAGAAGCAGAGTGCTGAGAATAAGTGGTCTATCCAGAAAGAAGGACTTCAGGGTCGTCAAGTGACTGATGCTTTGCGG GAGAAGTACAAGAATAAACCTTGGCTATTGGAGGATGAAACTGGCCAATTTCAGTACCATGGTCAGCTTGAGGGTGCACAATCAGCAACCTACTACCTACTAATGCTGCAGGGAAAGGAGTTTGCTGCTATTCCTGCAGGCTCTTG GTATAACTTCAATAAAGTTGCACAATATAAGCAACTTACCTTGGAGGAAGCagaagagaaaatgaagaacagaAGGAAAACTGCAGATGGGTATCAAAGATGGATGATGAAAGCAGCAAACAATGGAGCTGCTGCATTTGGTGAAGTTGAGAAGTTTGATGATAAGGAGAGCGGAGCTGGTGGTGGAAGGGGACGTAGGAAAACCAGTGGTGATGAGGAGGAGAACAATGCTTCAGATAGGGGAGAGGAAgacgaagaagaggaggaggcgAGGAAAAGTAGACTTGGACTGAACAAAAGAAGTGGCGATGATGACGAAGAAGGTCCAAGAGGAGGTGACCTTGATatggatgatgatgatgctGAGAAGG GTGACGATTGGGAGCATGAAGAAATTTTCACCGATGATGATGAAGCTGTTGCTATTGATCCTGAGGAACGAGAAGACTTAGCCCCTGAAATCCCAGCACCTCCGGAAATTAAGCAG GATGAAGAGGATGCAGAGGATGAGGACAACAATGAGGAT GAGGTGAAACCGTCGAAAGAAGAAATTGCACTTACTTCGAAAAGTAGCGTGCGCTGCATGCTTACAAAAGTTGCAGCACAATCATCTTCGAAAACTACGTCCACTGCATCATGTGCTGGACCTTTCACAGAACATGAAATCTGGGCAGTCTTAATGCGAAAGACTCCTGTGACCACGCGGGACCTTGTTGCTAAATTTAAATCcagattgaaaagaaaaagaggtaaGTGTTggttttttcatgttttgttggGGCCTTCATCCTTGTtaacttatatttttttaccAGGCATCACACATGTTAAACTTTGTTATGACGCATTCAATCTATTTTGA
- the LOC131316413 gene encoding uclacyanin 1-like, giving the protein MAGVVLVKLFVATVVISVGIGGKWVGAQVHHVVGGDRGWDVSSDLGTWSSGRIFAVGDKIWFTYSAAQDKVVEVKSKEEYEACDVSNPIKMYTDGLDSLTLDEEGIRYFASWKPESCKNGLKLHVEVQSRQAKHLSHTDVTSEVMADGPTTMADGPTSASAQLYGLSHALFGGLLVCYLSL; this is encoded by the exons ATGGCAGGAGTAGTACTGGTGAAGTTGTTTGTGGCTACGGTGGTTATCTCGGTGGGCATCGGTGGGAAATGGGTCGGCGCCCAAGTGCACCATGTGGTCGGAGGAGATCGTGGGTGGGACGTTTCTTCCGATCTCGGGACTTGGTCCTCCGGCAGAATCTTCGCGGTCGGAGACAAAATCT GGTTCACCTACTCGGCAGCCCAGGATAAAGTTGTGGAGGTTAAGAGCAAGGAGGAATACGAGGCGTGCGATGTGAGCAATCCGATCAAGATGTACACCGACGGCCTAGACAGCCTAACCCTCGATGAGGAAGGGATCCGCTACTTCGCTAGCTGGAAGCCCGAGAGTTGCAAGAACGGATTGAAGCTACACGTGGAGGTACAATCCCGTCAAGCGAAACATTTAAGCCATACAGATGTTACATCAGAGGTCATGGCAGATGGGCCGACAACCATGGCAGATGGGCCGACATCTGCCTCGGCCCAACTCTATGGGCTTTCTCATGCATTGTTTGGTGGGCTCTTGGTTTGCTATTTGAGTCTCTAG